In Gemmatimonadales bacterium, the following proteins share a genomic window:
- a CDS encoding DUF5916 domain-containing protein, with the protein MLALLLLLQDPGAVVEGKGSPTANIPRLETSIQIDGSLDESAWTQATRLTGFWQYQPVDGRSAEEETEVLAWYAPDAIYFGIIAHDKNPAAIRATVADRDNIGNDDHVVMDIDTFHDRRRAFFFGVNPLGVQSDGVRSEGAGQVSSLIPGSVDANPDFTWESKGRITDQGYQVEIRIPFKSLRYPGSGPQTWGFNVQRVTKRTGYVDAWTNLRRANASLLGQEGAIGGLHDLRGGVAVEAQPFVTATANGSRVAVSGAFDRENINPDAGLNLRLGFTSYALDATLNPDFSQVESDQGQVTVNERFALFFPEKRPFFLEGIELFGSPQTLVYTRRILNPKAGAKLTGKFGQLGVAHLTAVDQTDAGDAWFNITRLRRDFGSNSIAGVTFTNRDQSDAHNRVLAGDFRYVWSLYYTQFQYGASWTSSDSGTLRAPIWQAEFDRTGRSWGFNYLVNGLGDGFDDQAGFVNRLRSGVVTAHAYNRFTLYGARGAPLENLTVFFGPQRIWLYDHFGFEPGLEGNEQFDATFQLRGGWELNGHLERDFVDFQDSTFASYTVGSAAGPAYRPADDFSGFVWQAKVTTPTWRQAGANLMYRSGRAAIFKEGATGRGWQLIGEMDLRPTSTVRVTATGTAFRLFRLDGSEFARSIIPRLKLEYQPNRALFFRVIGEYRSERQAALLDPVTGGSLLVSGVPQPATDFNGLRLDLLASFEPTPGTVAFLGYGSSLESDRPFNWSRLERVNDGFFVKLAYQVRR; encoded by the coding sequence GTGCTCGCGCTCCTCCTGCTCCTCCAGGATCCTGGCGCCGTCGTCGAGGGCAAGGGGTCGCCCACCGCGAACATCCCCCGCCTGGAGACCTCGATCCAGATCGACGGGAGTCTCGACGAATCGGCCTGGACGCAAGCCACCCGGCTGACCGGGTTCTGGCAATATCAGCCGGTCGACGGCCGCTCCGCCGAGGAGGAGACCGAGGTCCTGGCCTGGTACGCGCCGGACGCGATCTATTTCGGCATCATCGCCCACGATAAGAATCCAGCCGCCATCCGCGCCACCGTCGCCGACCGGGACAATATCGGGAACGACGACCACGTAGTCATGGACATCGATACCTTCCACGACCGTCGGCGGGCCTTCTTCTTCGGAGTGAACCCGCTGGGCGTGCAGAGCGACGGGGTCCGGAGCGAGGGCGCCGGTCAGGTCAGCAGCCTGATACCCGGCAGCGTCGACGCCAACCCGGACTTCACGTGGGAGTCGAAGGGCCGCATCACCGATCAGGGGTACCAGGTCGAGATCCGCATCCCGTTCAAGAGCCTGCGCTATCCAGGCAGCGGACCGCAGACCTGGGGCTTCAACGTCCAGCGGGTGACCAAGCGCACCGGCTACGTCGATGCGTGGACCAATCTACGCCGGGCCAACGCCAGCCTGCTCGGCCAGGAGGGCGCGATCGGCGGGCTTCACGACCTGAGGGGTGGGGTCGCGGTGGAGGCCCAGCCCTTCGTGACCGCCACGGCCAACGGAAGTCGTGTTGCCGTGAGCGGAGCGTTCGACCGGGAGAACATCAACCCCGACGCCGGACTCAACCTCCGCCTCGGCTTCACCAGCTACGCCCTCGACGCAACCCTCAACCCGGACTTCAGCCAGGTGGAGAGCGATCAGGGTCAGGTGACCGTGAACGAGCGATTCGCGCTCTTCTTCCCTGAGAAGCGGCCGTTCTTTCTCGAAGGCATCGAGCTCTTCGGCTCGCCCCAGACGCTGGTGTATACCCGCCGGATCCTCAACCCGAAGGCCGGGGCCAAGCTCACCGGAAAGTTCGGCCAACTCGGTGTCGCCCACCTGACCGCGGTGGACCAGACCGACGCCGGTGACGCCTGGTTCAACATCACCCGTCTCCGCCGGGACTTCGGCAGCAACTCCATCGCCGGCGTCACCTTCACCAACCGCGACCAGTCCGACGCTCACAACCGGGTCTTGGCGGGCGACTTTCGCTATGTCTGGAGCCTCTATTACACCCAGTTCCAGTACGGCGCGTCCTGGACCAGCAGCGATAGCGGCACCCTCCGGGCGCCGATCTGGCAAGCCGAGTTCGACCGCACTGGCCGCTCATGGGGCTTCAATTATCTGGTGAACGGCCTGGGTGACGGATTCGACGATCAGGCGGGCTTCGTCAACCGGCTCCGTAGTGGAGTCGTCACTGCCCACGCGTACAACCGCTTCACCCTGTACGGCGCCCGCGGCGCGCCGCTGGAGAACCTCACCGTCTTCTTCGGCCCCCAACGGATCTGGCTGTACGATCATTTCGGTTTCGAGCCCGGACTGGAGGGCAACGAGCAATTCGATGCCACCTTCCAGCTCCGGGGCGGGTGGGAGTTGAACGGCCACCTTGAGCGCGACTTCGTGGACTTTCAGGACAGCACCTTCGCGAGCTACACGGTGGGCAGCGCCGCGGGGCCCGCTTATCGCCCGGCCGACGACTTCTCCGGTTTCGTATGGCAGGCAAAGGTCACCACCCCCACGTGGCGCCAGGCAGGCGCCAACCTGATGTACCGGAGCGGGCGGGCCGCAATATTCAAAGAGGGGGCCACGGGACGTGGCTGGCAGTTGATCGGCGAGATGGATCTCCGCCCCACGTCTACCGTGCGGGTCACGGCCACGGGAACGGCCTTCCGGCTGTTTCGCCTCGACGGCAGCGAGTTCGCCCGCTCGATCATCCCCCGCCTCAAGCTGGAGTACCAGCCAAACCGGGCCCTCTTCTTCCGGGTGATCGGGGAGTATCGCTCGGAGCGCCAGGCCGCGCTCCTCGACCCCGTCACCGGTGGCTCGCTCCTCGTCTCGGGCGTGCCCCAGCCGGCCACCGACTTCAACGGCCTGCGGCTCGACCTTCTGGCCTCGTTCGAGCCGACGCCGGGTACGGTTGCCTTCCTCGGCTACGGCAGCTCGCTCGAGAGCGACCGGCCGTTCAACTGGTCCCGGCTGGAGCGGGTGAACGATGGCTTCTTCGTGAAGCTGGCATATCAGGTGAGGCGGTAG
- a CDS encoding AlkA N-terminal domain-containing protein: MTTAAAPLTYLTPDVCERALDARDARFDGLFFVGITTTRIYCRPVCPARVSYHDRRRFFQSAASAEHAGFRPCLRCRPELAPGRALIDAVPRLARVAAHRISAGALNGRGVTQLARELGVSDRHLRRVLERELGVSPVELAQTHRLLLAKRLLADTSLPVTRIAYASGFQSLRRFNSIFRERYRLSPSALRRGPRAGARQEALDGPAGDLVRLTLAYRAPLAWDTLVALLGRDALPGVELVEGGRYARTIQLEGRRGVVYAANAAGEGRMHLRVDVSPSLLPVLMPLLARLRHLFDLDAEPVAVDGHLRRGGLGALVARRPGLRIPGALDGFEAAFRAVLGGRTGLAASGPARRVIEALGEPIDSEYPGLCRIAPDAGRVAAAGAPRLLALGVPRRAAEILTSLARALAGGPLWLDPGSDVGAAHRALRAIEGIGERLATTIVMRAMYWPDAFPASDAVLQRAAGEANPRMLRARAEEWRPWRAYAALHLWLHAEGPGAAA, encoded by the coding sequence ATGACCACCGCCGCCGCGCCCCTCACCTACCTGACGCCGGATGTGTGCGAGCGCGCGCTCGACGCCCGCGACGCCCGCTTCGACGGACTCTTCTTCGTGGGCATCACGACGACGCGGATCTACTGCCGGCCGGTCTGCCCGGCTCGTGTGTCGTATCACGACCGCCGCCGGTTCTTCCAGTCCGCGGCCTCCGCCGAGCACGCAGGGTTTCGGCCGTGCCTGCGCTGCCGCCCCGAGCTGGCGCCTGGACGGGCGCTGATCGACGCCGTGCCGCGGCTCGCGCGGGTGGCGGCGCACCGGATCAGCGCGGGCGCGCTCAACGGCCGGGGGGTGACCCAGCTCGCCCGCGAGCTGGGCGTGAGCGACCGTCATCTCCGCCGCGTGCTCGAGCGCGAGCTGGGCGTGTCGCCGGTCGAGCTGGCGCAGACCCACCGCCTCCTGCTAGCAAAGCGGTTGCTGGCCGACACCTCGCTGCCGGTGACCCGAATCGCGTATGCCAGCGGCTTCCAGAGCCTGCGCCGGTTCAACTCCATCTTCCGCGAGCGATACCGGCTGAGTCCCAGCGCGCTGCGGCGGGGCCCCCGCGCCGGCGCGCGCCAAGAGGCACTCGACGGCCCCGCGGGCGACCTGGTACGGTTGACACTCGCCTACCGGGCGCCGCTCGCCTGGGATACTCTGGTTGCGCTCCTCGGGCGGGACGCGCTTCCGGGCGTGGAGCTGGTCGAGGGCGGGCGCTATGCTCGTACCATACAGCTCGAAGGAAGGCGAGGCGTGGTGTACGCCGCGAACGCCGCGGGGGAGGGTCGCATGCACCTCCGAGTGGACGTCTCCCCGTCACTCCTGCCCGTGCTCATGCCGCTGCTGGCGCGGCTCCGTCATCTGTTCGACCTCGACGCCGAGCCGGTCGCGGTGGACGGACATCTCCGGCGCGGTGGACTCGGTGCGCTGGTGGCGCGCCGGCCCGGGCTCAGGATTCCAGGCGCGCTCGACGGATTCGAGGCCGCGTTCCGCGCGGTGCTCGGCGGCCGGACTGGCCTGGCCGCTTCCGGGCCGGCGCGGCGCGTGATCGAGGCGCTCGGTGAGCCGATCGATTCGGAGTATCCCGGTCTCTGCCGGATCGCGCCGGACGCCGGGCGCGTAGCCGCGGCGGGCGCACCGAGGCTCCTGGCGCTCGGCGTGCCCCGGCGGGCGGCTGAAATCCTCACCTCGCTGGCGCGCGCTCTGGCAGGAGGCCCGCTCTGGCTCGACCCCGGCAGCGATGTCGGCGCGGCGCACCGCGCCCTGCGGGCGATCGAGGGAATCGGCGAGCGGCTGGCGACCACCATCGTGATGCGCGCGATGTACTGGCCGGACGCCTTCCCCGCCTCGGACGCCGTGCTGCAGCGCGCCGCGGGCGAGGCCAACCCCCGGATGCTGCGGGCGCGAGCGGAGGAGTGGCGACCCTGGCGGGCGTACGCGGCACTCCACCTCTGGTTACACGCCGAGGGACCGGGTGCGGCCGCATAG
- a CDS encoding sulfatase: protein MRHRRAGPLTRSRAGLTTALALAAMATRSASVAAQVPAPAPARPNVVVLVADDLGWRDTGAYGNAAVHTPNIDRLAHSGIQATYAFGTTPQCSPSRISMLTGKYPHATGAEDLHMPLPAGERLLPSFLQAEGYFSGHMAKTHYGPNGVRQFQWYSPETADAFPSFLDAAGARPFFLWVGFHDPHRPYRPGAVSHPHAPAAAVVPPHLVDTPETRADLALYYDAIARMDASIGRMLDELDRRKLRDRTVIVFLSDNGAPFPREKGTLYDSGTRTPLIVSWPPVIRAGAIYDRGLVSMVDLAPTILDLTGGHAPRAMQGQSFRPLLTAPATYAGREYVFSERNWHDCDEHQRAVRTRRFKLIRTDAYTALPLCITADIGESPSFLALRAAAKAGRLTAGQQRLFEAPRARLELYDLTADPWELRNVADDPGYAGEVRGLAKVLQEWIEHSDDFPADYRVRDDNTDRTTGVQFISKIPPMRNLNVPPPSRRWGRQGPT, encoded by the coding sequence GTGAGGCATCGGCGAGCCGGGCCACTCACCCGGTCTCGCGCCGGCCTGACGACCGCCCTGGCGCTGGCGGCCATGGCGACACGGTCCGCCAGCGTCGCCGCGCAGGTGCCCGCGCCGGCGCCGGCGCGGCCTAACGTCGTGGTGCTCGTCGCGGACGATCTTGGCTGGCGCGACACCGGGGCGTACGGCAACGCCGCCGTTCACACTCCCAACATCGACCGGCTGGCGCATTCGGGGATACAGGCGACGTACGCCTTCGGAACCACACCGCAGTGCAGCCCGTCGCGCATCAGCATGCTCACCGGCAAATACCCTCATGCCACCGGTGCCGAGGACCTCCACATGCCGCTCCCGGCCGGGGAGCGTCTCCTGCCGTCGTTTCTGCAGGCGGAGGGCTACTTCAGCGGGCACATGGCCAAGACCCATTACGGCCCCAATGGGGTGCGGCAGTTCCAGTGGTACTCTCCGGAGACGGCGGACGCGTTCCCGAGCTTTCTGGACGCGGCAGGCGCCCGGCCGTTCTTTCTCTGGGTCGGCTTCCATGACCCCCACCGGCCGTACCGGCCAGGCGCGGTGTCCCATCCGCACGCGCCCGCGGCGGCGGTCGTGCCGCCGCACCTGGTCGACACGCCCGAGACGCGGGCCGACCTCGCGCTCTACTACGACGCGATCGCGAGGATGGACGCATCGATCGGCCGTATGCTGGACGAGCTCGACCGTCGGAAGCTGCGCGACCGGACGGTGATCGTGTTTCTCAGCGATAACGGGGCGCCGTTCCCGCGGGAGAAGGGAACCCTGTACGACTCGGGCACCCGCACCCCGCTCATCGTCTCATGGCCACCGGTGATCCGGGCCGGGGCAATTTATGACCGCGGACTGGTGAGCATGGTCGACCTGGCGCCGACCATTCTGGATCTCACCGGGGGCCACGCGCCTCGCGCGATGCAGGGCCAGAGCTTCCGCCCGCTGCTCACCGCGCCCGCCACGTATGCCGGCCGGGAGTACGTGTTCAGCGAACGCAACTGGCACGATTGCGACGAGCACCAACGGGCGGTGCGCACCCGGCGCTTCAAGCTGATTCGCACCGACGCGTACACGGCGCTACCCTTGTGTATCACCGCCGACATCGGGGAGAGCCCCTCCTTCCTGGCGCTCCGCGCCGCTGCGAAGGCTGGCCGGCTCACCGCGGGACAGCAGCGGCTGTTCGAGGCCCCGCGCGCCCGCCTCGAGCTGTATGACTTGACCGCGGACCCGTGGGAGCTCCGGAACGTCGCCGACGATCCGGGGTACGCGGGCGAGGTGCGCGGGCTCGCGAAAGTGCTGCAGGAGTGGATCGAGCATTCGGATGACTTTCCAGCCGACTACCGAGTGCGCGACGACAACACCGATCGGACTACGGGCGTGCAGTTCATCAGCAAGATTCCCCCGATGCGGAACCTGAACGTGCCGCCGCCGAGCCGACGCTGGGGACGGCAGGGACCCACCTGA
- a CDS encoding NAD(P)-binding oxidoreductase, which yields MLGGTGPAGRQIVTQAIEAGHWVTALARRPERLEFQHPRLTTAGGDVAADDQVLARILPGHDVVVSALGRGGSLRAEGLIARSASRIVTSMERAGISRLVFLSAYGVGGSAPHAPRIFRLMFRLMLADIYADKAAGEAIVRASGLHWTILAPVVLTNGPPSGHCRMAEDLPIRGLARVSRADVAGCTLRCIDDPTSFRSRKVVAQ from the coding sequence GTGCTCGGCGGCACCGGACCGGCCGGCCGACAGATCGTCACCCAGGCGATCGAGGCTGGCCACTGGGTCACCGCGCTGGCGAGGCGGCCCGAGCGCCTCGAGTTCCAGCATCCCCGCCTCACCACCGCCGGCGGTGATGTGGCGGCGGACGATCAGGTCCTCGCGCGGATTCTGCCGGGCCACGACGTCGTCGTCAGCGCCCTCGGCCGGGGAGGGTCGCTCCGGGCCGAGGGACTCATTGCGCGGTCGGCTTCCCGGATCGTCACGTCGATGGAGCGAGCAGGAATCAGCCGATTGGTCTTTCTCTCGGCCTACGGGGTGGGTGGTAGCGCGCCCCACGCGCCCAGGATCTTTCGCCTGATGTTCCGCCTGATGCTCGCCGACATCTATGCCGACAAGGCGGCCGGAGAAGCGATCGTCCGGGCCAGCGGGCTCCACTGGACGATTCTGGCGCCGGTCGTCCTGACCAACGGCCCTCCCAGCGGCCACTGCCGAATGGCGGAGGATCTCCCGATCCGGGGGCTGGCGCGGGTTTCCCGGGCCGATGTGGCGGGGTGCACGCTCCGCTGCATCGACGATCCGACGTCGTTTCGCAGCCGAAAGGTGGTGGCGCAGTGA
- a CDS encoding alpha/beta fold hydrolase, producing the protein MRRGAALLVILTLGTPSANAAAQTESCEPVAQRAGREFGCFITAREALGRLPRDSAFYWHIDAYPSRPAALAAKGPRGTVVESLGRTWLFTIAGSRWGPREGEHIATVGPLALVDAGAHAAVYMEGVFRPGMHSPVHRHPGVEAWYTLEGEQCLETPRGRLVQRAGDSGVMVPGGEPMMLTGTGSTVRRSLVLILQDASKPRSVLATDWTPSGLCARAKLPVSWTDPSPHRVRFVPVGPGVRLEVLDWGGSGPPLLFLSGLQDVAHGFDDFAPEFTDRFHVLAITRRGYGASSQPPSGYDLDTRVADLRAALDSLRLSRVALVGHSIAGDELTAFAGRFPERVSGLVYLDAAYDHSGVRALMQASPPPPPMLSSDSAAPGAVQAYLLRAYGMRIPEAQLRAIARYDSTGKLMADVTPGRIDSLVIAGTGHPDYQAVRTPALAIYAVTDSAPQVFPTWPTLEPAARAAARHFTLVLQRWAATERARFRHGLRSGQVLELHGANHYVYFSHTPEVTRAMRDFLERTGQSTGP; encoded by the coding sequence GTGAGGCGAGGTGCGGCTCTGCTGGTCATCCTGACATTGGGGACCCCATCGGCTAACGCCGCGGCACAGACGGAAAGCTGCGAGCCGGTGGCACAGCGCGCCGGACGGGAGTTCGGCTGCTTCATCACCGCTCGGGAGGCGCTGGGACGCCTCCCCCGCGATAGCGCCTTCTACTGGCACATCGACGCTTACCCAAGCCGTCCCGCAGCGCTGGCAGCGAAAGGTCCACGTGGCACGGTGGTCGAGTCGCTGGGACGGACCTGGCTCTTCACCATTGCGGGCAGCCGGTGGGGGCCGCGCGAGGGCGAGCACATCGCCACGGTCGGCCCGCTTGCCCTGGTCGACGCCGGGGCCCACGCCGCGGTCTACATGGAGGGCGTCTTCCGACCCGGCATGCACTCGCCGGTGCACCGGCATCCCGGCGTGGAAGCCTGGTACACCCTGGAGGGCGAGCAGTGCCTGGAGACCCCTCGGGGGAGGCTGGTACAACGGGCGGGAGACAGCGGAGTGATGGTTCCTGGTGGAGAGCCGATGATGCTCACCGGCACCGGCAGCACGGTGCGCCGGTCGCTGGTGCTCATTCTCCAGGATGCCTCCAAGCCACGGTCGGTGCTCGCGACGGATTGGACGCCCAGCGGCCTGTGCGCGAGGGCGAAGCTGCCCGTGAGCTGGACGGATCCCTCACCCCATCGGGTGCGGTTCGTGCCGGTCGGGCCCGGGGTGCGGCTCGAGGTGCTCGACTGGGGCGGCTCCGGTCCACCGCTTCTCTTCCTCTCGGGTCTGCAGGACGTTGCCCACGGCTTCGATGATTTCGCGCCGGAATTCACCGACCGGTTTCACGTACTGGCCATCACCCGCCGGGGCTACGGCGCGTCGAGTCAGCCGCCCTCCGGCTACGATCTGGATACGCGGGTGGCCGATCTCCGCGCGGCCCTGGACTCGCTGCGATTGTCTCGTGTGGCGCTCGTGGGGCATTCGATTGCCGGTGACGAGCTCACCGCCTTCGCCGGCCGTTTTCCGGAGCGGGTGAGCGGCCTGGTCTATCTCGACGCCGCCTACGATCACAGTGGCGTCCGGGCGCTGATGCAGGCGAGTCCTCCGCCGCCGCCCATGTTGTCGTCCGATTCGGCTGCGCCTGGGGCGGTCCAGGCGTATCTCCTCCGCGCGTACGGGATGCGGATTCCCGAAGCCCAGCTCCGAGCGATCGCGCGGTACGACAGCACGGGGAAGCTGATGGCGGACGTCACGCCGGGCCGCATCGATTCGCTGGTGATCGCGGGCACCGGCCATCCGGATTACCAGGCCGTGCGCACCCCCGCCCTCGCGATCTATGCGGTGACGGATTCGGCTCCCCAGGTGTTTCCCACCTGGCCGACCCTCGAGCCGGCCGCTCGTGCCGCCGCGCGCCATTTCACTCTGGTGCTGCAACGGTGGGCCGCCACCGAGCGCGCCCGCTTCCGGCACGGCCTCCGCTCGGGACAGGTGCTGGAGCTGCATGGCGCCAATCACTACGTGTACTTCTCCCACACGCCCGAGGTCACCCGGGCGATGCGCGACTTCCTCGAGCGGACCGGCCAGTCGACCGGACCATAG
- a CDS encoding serine/threonine-protein kinase: MSEYVTLLRPGEDDPTRSMSSSLPADLLSQSAARLRTLALLYALVFFLGGIFPALVIPNDRAIFLGSLIQWLPSVASISVALLVAAVIGSTRVSLPAVMTIGLAFEVASSYGIAAAEFADPRTLEMHRGMIGLSWVAVWTVLFTVVVPTSPRRAVLAALASVSSVPVINGLVLASGATSVTLAPAQFFFGLIFPYLLAVVMAYVGARVVYHLGAEVKRARDLGSYRLEEKLGEGGMGEVWRARHRMLARPAAIKLIRGSLSADGRPGVSQDALRRFEREAQVIARLRSPHTVELFDFGVAHDGAFYYVMELLNGLDADALVRRSGPVPAERVVYLIRQVCHSLSEAASCGLVHRDIKPANIFLCRYGEEYDFVKVLDFGIATAPRDVAVGPALTRENVVQGTPEFIAPEQALGESGLDGRADIYATGCVAYWLLTGQLVFTAETQMALLLKHAQTPPIAPSARSALPIPAALDHLVLSCLAKDPAKRPQSARELSCRLAEIEGASAWTQERAREWWAAHHPQAAEGT; encoded by the coding sequence ATGTCCGAGTACGTGACGCTCTTGCGGCCCGGCGAGGACGACCCCACCCGGAGCATGTCGTCGTCCTTGCCGGCCGATCTGCTCAGCCAGTCCGCCGCACGGCTCCGCACCCTCGCATTGCTGTACGCCCTGGTGTTCTTCCTGGGCGGGATCTTCCCCGCGCTGGTCATTCCGAATGACCGGGCAATATTTCTGGGAAGCCTGATCCAGTGGCTTCCGAGCGTGGCCAGCATCAGCGTCGCCCTGCTGGTCGCGGCGGTGATCGGGAGCACTCGAGTCTCGCTTCCTGCCGTGATGACCATCGGACTGGCATTCGAGGTGGCCAGCAGCTACGGGATCGCCGCGGCCGAGTTCGCCGATCCCAGGACACTCGAGATGCATCGCGGCATGATCGGGCTCTCGTGGGTCGCCGTGTGGACGGTGTTGTTCACCGTGGTGGTCCCGACCTCGCCGCGCCGGGCGGTGCTGGCGGCCCTGGCCTCCGTCAGCTCGGTTCCCGTCATCAACGGTCTGGTGCTCGCGAGCGGCGCCACCTCGGTCACGCTGGCTCCGGCGCAGTTCTTCTTCGGGCTCATCTTCCCCTACCTCCTCGCGGTGGTCATGGCCTACGTGGGTGCCCGGGTGGTCTACCACCTGGGCGCCGAGGTCAAGCGTGCGCGCGACCTGGGGAGCTACCGCCTGGAGGAGAAGTTGGGGGAGGGCGGGATGGGTGAAGTCTGGCGCGCCCGCCATCGCATGCTGGCGCGCCCCGCCGCCATCAAGCTCATTCGAGGCTCCCTGTCGGCGGATGGGCGCCCTGGAGTCTCCCAGGACGCGCTACGGCGGTTCGAGCGCGAAGCGCAGGTCATCGCCCGCCTCCGCTCGCCCCACACGGTGGAGCTCTTCGACTTCGGTGTCGCCCACGACGGGGCGTTCTATTACGTGATGGAATTGCTCAACGGGCTCGACGCCGATGCGCTGGTGCGCCGCTCGGGGCCCGTGCCGGCCGAGCGAGTCGTCTACCTCATCCGCCAGGTGTGTCACTCACTGTCCGAGGCTGCATCGTGCGGCCTGGTCCATCGTGACATCAAGCCCGCCAACATCTTCCTGTGTCGCTACGGTGAGGAATACGATTTCGTGAAGGTCCTGGATTTCGGAATCGCGACGGCACCCCGGGACGTGGCAGTGGGGCCGGCACTCACCCGGGAGAACGTGGTGCAGGGGACGCCCGAGTTCATCGCACCGGAGCAGGCGCTGGGTGAATCCGGCCTGGACGGACGCGCCGACATCTACGCGACCGGCTGCGTGGCGTACTGGCTCCTGACCGGGCAGCTCGTGTTCACCGCCGAGACCCAGATGGCGCTGCTGCTGAAGCACGCCCAGACACCACCGATTGCGCCGTCTGCCCGGAGCGCGTTGCCGATCCCGGCGGCACTCGACCACCTGGTGCTGTCCTGCCTGGCCAAAGACCCGGCCAAGCGACCGCAGTCGGCCAGGGAGCTTTCCTGCCGACTGGCGGAGATCGAGGGCGCATCGGCCTGGACTCAGGAGCGGGCTCGGGAGTGGTGGGCAGCTCATCATCCCCAGGCCGCCGAAGGCACCTAG
- a CDS encoding 2OG-Fe(II) oxygenase, which yields MARPIAGRVAGLDWRRLGEELDAHGSAVARSVLSPEECGRLAAMYASEAPFRSKIVMGRHGFGRGDYQYFAYPLPGPVQELRTALYPPLAEIANRWNEALGVEMRYPVDHAAFLDRCHRAGQARPTPLLLQYAEGDYNCLHQDLYGEHVFPLQVAFLLSMPGRDFTGGEFVLTEQRPRMQSRVEVVALGQGDGVIFPVHHRPVRGTRGVYRVTMRHGVSRLRSGHRHTMGIIFHDAE from the coding sequence ATGGCTCGCCCGATCGCGGGTCGCGTCGCCGGCCTGGACTGGCGGCGCCTCGGCGAAGAGCTCGATGCACACGGCAGCGCGGTCGCGCGCTCGGTACTCTCGCCCGAGGAATGTGGGCGCCTGGCGGCGATGTACGCCAGCGAGGCGCCGTTCCGCAGCAAGATCGTCATGGGGCGTCACGGCTTCGGACGGGGCGACTACCAGTATTTCGCGTACCCCTTGCCCGGGCCGGTGCAGGAGCTCCGCACCGCGTTGTACCCGCCGCTCGCCGAGATCGCGAACCGCTGGAACGAGGCGCTCGGCGTCGAGATGCGATACCCGGTGGACCATGCCGCTTTCCTGGATCGTTGCCATCGAGCCGGCCAGGCCCGTCCGACGCCTCTGCTGCTGCAATATGCGGAGGGCGATTACAACTGCCTGCACCAGGATCTCTACGGCGAGCATGTCTTCCCACTGCAGGTGGCCTTCCTGCTCTCGATGCCCGGCCGGGACTTCACCGGCGGAGAGTTCGTCTTGACGGAGCAGCGCCCGCGGATGCAGTCGCGGGTAGAGGTCGTAGCGCTCGGCCAGGGAGATGGAGTGATCTTCCCGGTGCATCATCGGCCGGTGCGAGGCACTCGGGGGGTCTACCGGGTCACCATGCGGCATGGCGTAAGCCGGCTCCGCTCCGGACATCGCCATACCATGGGCATCATCTTCCACGACGCCGAATGA
- a CDS encoding methylated-DNA--[protein]-cysteine S-methyltransferase: MTMQTAESIRYAAGQCSLGAVVVGTSRNGICAILLGDQAEDLVADLRERFPAAQPADDDPELQRLLARVVGFLEAPAQGLDVPLDPRGTPFQRRVWRALCEIPAGSTATYSDIAQQLGAPKEAYLVGEACAANLIAVAIPCHRVVRKDGSLAGYRWGFKRKRALLRREGAA, translated from the coding sequence ATGACAATGCAAACGGCCGAATCGATCCGCTATGCCGCGGGCCAGTGCTCGCTCGGGGCTGTGGTCGTCGGCACCAGCCGGAACGGCATCTGCGCCATTCTCCTGGGTGACCAGGCCGAGGACCTCGTCGCCGATCTTCGGGAGCGGTTCCCGGCGGCACAGCCGGCTGACGATGACCCGGAGCTCCAGCGGCTGCTGGCCAGGGTGGTCGGTTTCCTCGAGGCGCCTGCCCAGGGTCTCGACGTGCCGCTGGACCCGCGCGGCACGCCGTTCCAACGGCGGGTCTGGCGCGCCTTGTGTGAGATCCCGGCCGGATCGACCGCCACCTACTCGGACATCGCCCAGCAGCTCGGCGCGCCGAAGGAGGCGTACCTGGTGGGCGAGGCGTGCGCGGCGAATCTGATCGCCGTCGCCATTCCGTGTCACCGGGTGGTGCGAAAGGACGGCAGCCTCGCCGGCTATCGCTGGGGATTCAAGCGCAAGCGGGCATTGCTTCGGCGGGAGGGGGCAGCGTGA